A genomic window from Rhizobium sp. EC-SD404 includes:
- a CDS encoding FGGY-family carbohydrate kinase, protein MKRAFVAAVDVGTGSARAGIFDAHGNIHARTEHPIVMLRPLPGHAEHDSDDIWNAVCRAVRDAVTEAGIPAEDVAGIGFDATCSIVLRGKSSEPVTVSTTGDARWDTIAWLDHRAIAEADEATATRHRVVDYAGGTISPEMATPKLAWIKRNLPGSWQASALFLDLVDFLTWKASGSTARSQCTLTCKWTFLAHDTSPWAHDYLAAIGIEDMTAQGGLPAKAAPVGANLGPLTAQAAQDLGLTVDCQVGVGLIDAHAGALGALGGYAGDATEMKRRVALIAGTSSCVTALTQSPRPIHGIWGPYLGAALPDFWLSEGGQSVSGGLLDHIIETHGSGLKPDKAAHRRICARIAELLVVEGPDLGGRMHILPDFHGNRSPLGDPHALGVVSGLSIDTSFDSLCRLYWRTAVSIALGIRQIVEAMNENGLLIDTMHVVGGHTRNPVLMALYADATGCNTVTPAAEDAMLLGTAMTAASAAGWHDTLAACCSAMIKPGTVRHPDPAMTNRFDRDYAIFKLMQAQRAEIERLSK, encoded by the coding sequence GTGAAGCGCGCATTCGTCGCTGCGGTCGATGTCGGGACCGGGAGTGCCCGCGCCGGCATTTTCGATGCGCATGGCAACATCCACGCGCGCACCGAGCATCCGATCGTCATGCTTCGCCCGCTTCCCGGCCACGCCGAGCATGATTCCGACGACATCTGGAACGCTGTCTGCCGAGCCGTCCGCGATGCCGTCACGGAAGCCGGCATTCCGGCCGAGGACGTCGCAGGCATCGGCTTCGATGCGACATGCTCCATTGTGCTGCGGGGCAAGAGCAGCGAGCCGGTCACCGTCTCGACCACCGGCGACGCACGCTGGGACACGATCGCCTGGCTTGATCACCGGGCGATCGCAGAAGCCGACGAGGCCACGGCAACGCGGCACCGCGTGGTGGACTATGCAGGCGGCACCATCTCGCCCGAGATGGCGACGCCGAAGCTCGCCTGGATCAAGCGCAACCTTCCCGGAAGCTGGCAGGCGAGCGCCCTTTTTCTGGACCTGGTGGATTTCCTCACATGGAAAGCCTCGGGCTCCACCGCGCGCTCCCAATGCACGCTCACCTGCAAATGGACGTTTCTGGCTCACGACACCTCGCCATGGGCGCATGACTATCTCGCTGCGATCGGCATCGAGGACATGACGGCCCAAGGCGGCCTGCCGGCGAAGGCTGCGCCTGTCGGCGCCAATCTCGGCCCACTCACGGCGCAAGCGGCTCAAGACTTGGGACTGACCGTCGATTGCCAGGTCGGCGTCGGCTTGATCGACGCCCATGCTGGTGCGCTTGGCGCCTTGGGTGGCTATGCCGGCGACGCTACCGAGATGAAGCGCCGCGTGGCGCTCATCGCCGGAACCTCAAGCTGCGTCACGGCCCTAACACAGAGCCCGCGGCCTATCCACGGCATCTGGGGTCCGTATCTCGGCGCCGCACTTCCCGATTTCTGGTTGTCCGAGGGAGGCCAATCGGTGAGCGGCGGCCTCCTCGATCACATCATCGAAACGCACGGAAGCGGCCTCAAGCCCGACAAGGCCGCGCATCGGCGCATCTGTGCCCGCATTGCCGAACTGCTCGTGGTTGAAGGGCCGGACCTCGGCGGCCGCATGCATATCCTGCCGGACTTTCACGGCAACCGCTCCCCCCTTGGCGATCCGCACGCATTGGGTGTCGTCAGCGGACTGTCGATCGACACGTCGTTCGACAGCCTTTGCCGGCTCTATTGGCGCACCGCCGTCTCCATCGCGCTTGGGATTCGCCAGATCGTCGAGGCGATGAACGAGAACGGTCTTTTGATCGACACGATGCATGTCGTCGGCGGCCATACGCGCAACCCGGTGCTGATGGCGCTTTATGCTGATGCGACCGGCTGCAACACTGTGACGCCTGCCGCCGAAGACGCGATGTTGCTCGGCACCGCCATGACCGCCGCCTCCGCCGCGGGGTGGCACGACACGCTTGCGGCCTGCTGCAGCGCTATGATCAAGCCCGGGACCGTCCGCCATCCAGATCCCGCCATGACGAACCGCTTCGACCGCGACTATGCGATCTTCAAGCTCATGCAGGCGCAACGTGCCGAGATCGAGCGCCTGTCGAAATAG
- a CDS encoding HAD family hydrolase, producing MAIEISARSNYQPDLVIFDCDGVLVDSEPISIAVLIDLVADIGFELTEQAAYERFLGKSMASICTALGEDPGIAVTQEHLEAMRGALYKRFRSDLQPIEGIAEALQNLSMPCCVASSSQPERIALSLEVTGLLDRLSPHIFSATMVANGKPAPDLFLHAAAAMGVDPAKCLVVEDSAPGVEAAKRAGMRVFAFTGGSHAAQFDLHARVAALEPDLIFDNMRELPALLGTRT from the coding sequence TTGGCGATCGAGATCAGCGCCCGTTCGAACTATCAGCCGGATCTCGTGATTTTCGATTGCGATGGCGTCCTCGTCGACAGCGAGCCGATTTCCATCGCCGTGCTGATCGACCTCGTCGCCGATATCGGTTTCGAGCTGACCGAACAGGCCGCCTATGAGCGCTTTCTCGGAAAAAGCATGGCGAGCATCTGCACCGCTCTCGGCGAAGATCCGGGCATCGCGGTGACGCAGGAGCATCTCGAAGCCATGCGCGGCGCGCTCTACAAGCGCTTCCGCAGCGACCTTCAGCCCATCGAGGGCATTGCCGAGGCGCTCCAGAATTTGTCGATGCCTTGTTGCGTCGCCTCTTCCAGTCAACCGGAACGCATCGCCCTGTCGCTCGAAGTCACCGGCCTCCTCGACCGGCTCTCTCCGCACATCTTCAGCGCCACGATGGTCGCGAACGGCAAGCCCGCGCCCGATCTTTTCCTGCACGCTGCGGCTGCAATGGGCGTGGACCCCGCAAAGTGCCTCGTCGTGGAAGACAGCGCGCCCGGCGTGGAAGCCGCCAAACGCGCAGGAATGCGGGTTTTTGCCTTCACGGGAGGATCCCACGCGGCGCAGTTCGATCTTCACGCCCGTGTCGCCGCCCTTGAGCCAGACTTGATATTCGATAACATGCGCGAACTTCCAGCGCTGCTGGGGACCAGAACCTGA
- a CDS encoding mannitol dehydrogenase family protein, with the protein MLTKPSLATLPDLQGKADLPAYDRAALSPGILHFGIGNFHRAHQAVYLDDLFNQGRDRDFAIVGAGILASDEALREKLEQQDYLTTVVEQEADKSTARVTGAMVDYIEPGHAAAIIEKLADPAIRIVSLTITEGGYYIDPASGRFDPDHPDMRHDAENPATPKTVFGLILAGLAARRKAGTPAFTVMSCDNIPGNGHVTENAVAGLADQFDPDLAQWVRANVAFPNGMVDRITPATGEREIGILASEFGIEDAWPVFCEDFKQWVLEDKFPAGRPALEDVGVTFVDNVAPYELMKIRILNGGHATIAYPAALMDIHFVHEAMEDPLVRGFLQKVEREEIIPCVPPVPDTDLQDYFALIERRFANPKIGDTVARLCLDGSNRQPKFILPSTADRLQAGKSVNGLALVSALWCRYCAGTSDSGRVIPANDASHERLKAAALAARDDPSKFLALSDIFGSVSTNPVFTKAFADHLAALWRDGTKATLQTFLKDA; encoded by the coding sequence ATGCTGACCAAACCATCGCTCGCCACGTTGCCGGACCTTCAGGGAAAGGCCGATCTCCCGGCCTATGACCGCGCGGCGCTGTCGCCTGGCATTCTCCATTTCGGCATCGGCAATTTCCACCGCGCCCACCAGGCGGTCTATCTCGACGATCTCTTCAACCAGGGGCGCGACCGCGATTTCGCGATCGTCGGCGCCGGCATACTGGCCTCCGACGAGGCGCTGCGCGAGAAGCTGGAGCAACAGGACTACCTGACGACCGTGGTCGAACAGGAAGCCGACAAATCCACCGCGCGCGTGACCGGCGCCATGGTCGACTATATTGAGCCCGGACATGCAGCGGCGATCATCGAGAAGCTCGCCGATCCGGCGATCCGCATCGTCTCTCTCACCATCACCGAGGGCGGCTACTATATCGATCCCGCCTCCGGTCGCTTCGATCCCGACCATCCCGACATGCGCCATGACGCCGAAAATCCGGCCACGCCGAAAACTGTGTTCGGGCTCATCCTCGCGGGTCTCGCTGCACGGCGGAAGGCCGGAACGCCCGCCTTCACCGTCATGTCCTGCGACAACATCCCCGGCAACGGCCATGTGACCGAAAACGCCGTCGCGGGTCTTGCCGACCAGTTCGACCCGGATCTCGCCCAATGGGTTCGCGCCAATGTCGCTTTTCCGAACGGGATGGTCGACCGCATCACCCCGGCGACGGGCGAACGCGAGATCGGCATTCTTGCCAGTGAATTCGGCATCGAGGACGCATGGCCGGTCTTCTGCGAAGACTTCAAGCAGTGGGTGCTCGAGGACAAGTTCCCGGCCGGGCGCCCTGCGCTCGAGGATGTCGGCGTCACCTTCGTCGACAATGTCGCGCCATACGAACTGATGAAGATCCGCATCCTCAATGGCGGCCATGCGACGATCGCCTATCCGGCCGCCCTGATGGACATTCATTTCGTCCATGAAGCGATGGAAGACCCGCTGGTGCGCGGATTTTTGCAAAAGGTCGAGCGCGAGGAGATCATTCCCTGCGTCCCGCCGGTGCCGGATACGGACCTGCAGGATTATTTCGCCCTCATTGAGCGCCGCTTCGCCAATCCCAAGATCGGCGATACCGTTGCGCGGCTGTGCCTCGACGGCTCCAACCGCCAACCCAAATTCATCCTGCCTTCCACCGCCGATCGGCTGCAGGCGGGCAAGTCCGTCAATGGCCTCGCGCTGGTTTCGGCACTGTGGTGCCGTTACTGCGCCGGAACGTCCGATAGCGGCCGCGTCATTCCGGCCAACGATGCCAGCCATGAACGGCTGAAGGCGGCAGCACTCGCCGCGCGTGACGACCCATCAAAGTTTCTGGCGCTCTCCGACATCTTCGGATCGGTCAGCACGAATCCGGTCTTCACCAAGGCGTTCGCGGATCATCTGGCGGCACTTTGGCGCGACGGCACGAAAGCGACGCTGCAGACTTTCCTGAAAGACGCATAG
- a CDS encoding L-iditol 2-dehydrogenase gives MKRLGGKSALITGSARGIGRTFAEAYIREGATVAIADIDVERAEKTAAEIGEGAYAVALDVTDQASIDAAISAVEARCGGLDILVNNAAIFDLAPIVDITRESFDRVFRINVSGTLFMMQAAARSMIAQDRPGRIINMASQAGRRGEALVAVYCASKAAVISLTQSAGLNLIHHRINVNAIAPGVVDGEHWDGVDALFAQYENRPRGEKKRLVGAEVPFGRMGTADDLVGMAIFLAGPESEYVVAQTYNVDGGNWMS, from the coding sequence ATGAAGCGATTGGGAGGAAAATCCGCGCTGATCACGGGGTCGGCGCGCGGCATCGGCCGCACCTTCGCGGAAGCCTATATCCGCGAGGGCGCAACGGTGGCGATCGCCGATATCGATGTCGAGCGCGCTGAAAAGACCGCGGCGGAGATCGGCGAAGGAGCCTACGCGGTGGCCCTCGACGTGACCGACCAGGCATCGATCGACGCGGCGATCTCCGCCGTGGAAGCGCGCTGCGGCGGCCTCGACATTCTCGTCAACAACGCCGCCATATTCGATCTCGCGCCGATCGTCGACATTACGCGCGAAAGCTTCGACCGCGTCTTCCGCATCAACGTGTCCGGGACGCTCTTCATGATGCAGGCGGCTGCGCGCTCCATGATCGCGCAGGACCGCCCCGGTCGCATCATCAACATGGCAAGCCAGGCCGGCCGCCGCGGCGAAGCGCTCGTCGCCGTCTATTGCGCATCGAAGGCGGCGGTCATCAGCCTCACCCAATCCGCCGGGCTGAACCTGATCCACCACCGCATCAACGTCAACGCGATCGCCCCGGGCGTCGTGGATGGCGAGCACTGGGACGGCGTAGACGCGCTCTTTGCCCAGTACGAGAACCGGCCGCGTGGCGAAAAGAAGCGCCTCGTGGGTGCGGAAGTCCCTTTCGGCCGCATGGGAACCGCCGACGATCTCGTCGGCATGGCGATTTTCCTCGCCGGCCCTGAAAGCGAATATGTCGTGGCCCAGACCTACAATGTCGACGGCGGCAACTGGATGAGCTGA
- a CDS encoding ABC transporter ATP-binding protein encodes MGNITLHQVSKSFGTTKVIKDIDLEIDDGEFVVFVGPSGCGKSTLLRLIAGLEDVSGGKIMIDGTDATGLAPAKRRLSMVFQSYALYPHMSVRQNIAFPLKMAGNDKSVIDKKVGDAARILNLTDYLDRKPRQLSGGQRQRVAIGRAIVREPEAFLFDEPLSNLDAALRVNMRLEISELHQQLKTTMIYVTHDQVEAMTMADKIVVLQAGRIEQVGSPLDLYKHPANRFVAGFIGSPKMNFVEGLEAERHDATAIGVRPEHLDISTTDGAWKGKVGVSEHLGSDTFLHVHRDGAGPNDEVITVRTGGEVMLAHGDTVYLTPQGDKIHKFDAQGLAIK; translated from the coding sequence ATGGGCAACATCACCCTCCACCAGGTCTCGAAATCCTTCGGAACGACGAAGGTCATCAAGGACATCGATCTCGAGATCGACGACGGCGAGTTCGTCGTCTTCGTCGGCCCGTCCGGTTGCGGGAAGTCGACTTTGCTGCGGCTGATCGCGGGCCTGGAAGATGTCTCGGGCGGAAAGATCATGATCGACGGCACAGACGCGACCGGCCTGGCACCTGCGAAACGGCGCCTGTCGATGGTCTTCCAGTCCTACGCGCTCTATCCGCATATGAGCGTGCGCCAGAACATCGCCTTTCCGTTGAAGATGGCCGGCAACGACAAGTCGGTGATCGACAAGAAAGTCGGCGATGCCGCGCGCATCCTGAACCTCACCGACTATCTCGACCGCAAGCCGCGCCAGCTTTCCGGTGGCCAGCGCCAGCGCGTCGCCATTGGCCGCGCGATCGTGCGCGAGCCGGAAGCCTTCCTGTTCGATGAGCCCTTGTCGAACCTCGACGCGGCGCTGCGCGTCAACATGCGGCTCGAAATCTCCGAATTGCACCAGCAGCTCAAGACGACCATGATCTACGTCACCCACGACCAGGTCGAGGCGATGACCATGGCCGACAAGATCGTCGTCCTGCAGGCCGGCCGCATCGAGCAGGTCGGCTCGCCACTCGATCTCTACAAGCATCCGGCAAACCGTTTCGTCGCCGGCTTCATCGGTTCGCCGAAGATGAACTTTGTCGAGGGCCTGGAAGCCGAACGTCACGATGCGACCGCGATCGGCGTGCGGCCGGAACATCTCGACATCTCGACCACTGACGGCGCGTGGAAGGGCAAGGTCGGCGTGTCCGAGCATCTCGGCTCCGACACCTTCCTGCACGTCCACCGCGATGGCGCCGGACCCAATGACGAGGTGATTACCGTGCGCACCGGTGGCGAAGTGATGCTCGCACATGGCGATACGGTCTACCTCACGCCGCAGGGCGATAAGATCCACAAATTCGATGCGCAGGGCCTGGCAATCAAATGA